A window from Calditrichota bacterium encodes these proteins:
- the bamD gene encoding outer membrane protein assembly factor BamD, giving the protein MRLVRTVLCLWCVAALVLASSCSKSKIRPNLTAEERLALAKQMFAKGDYLDAKQQLLVLTLSFQGSAVADEAQFYLAECHYQLKEYVLAISEYERLLKSYPNSQYVDDAEFKIGMSHFKLSPSSGLDQENAHKAMEHFQRFLEDYPDSPLKKEVEANLQQCRNKLAKKEYDTGTLYRKMGYYDSALIYFDSVLATYYDTPYGEKALFWKGECLMKLGRYQEAQEAFSSYAQRYPKGAQVGRVQKRLKELSSRLGQEGLSSGNPGQRPK; this is encoded by the coding sequence ATGCGACTCGTGCGAACTGTCCTGTGTTTGTGGTGTGTGGCAGCACTGGTTCTGGCAAGTTCGTGTAGCAAGAGCAAGATCCGGCCTAACCTCACCGCGGAGGAGCGGCTGGCCTTGGCCAAACAGATGTTCGCCAAAGGCGACTACTTGGACGCGAAGCAACAGCTGCTGGTGCTGACCTTGAGCTTCCAAGGGAGTGCCGTTGCCGACGAGGCCCAGTTCTACCTCGCCGAGTGCCACTATCAACTCAAAGAGTACGTGCTGGCCATCAGCGAATATGAACGACTGCTCAAATCCTACCCAAATTCGCAGTATGTGGATGACGCGGAGTTCAAGATCGGCATGAGCCACTTCAAGCTTTCGCCGAGCTCGGGTCTGGACCAGGAGAACGCGCACAAGGCCATGGAGCATTTCCAACGGTTCCTGGAGGACTACCCCGACAGCCCACTGAAGAAGGAAGTTGAGGCCAACCTCCAGCAGTGCCGAAACAAACTCGCCAAGAAGGAGTACGACACCGGCACCCTCTATCGCAAGATGGGCTACTACGACTCTGCGCTCATCTACTTCGACAGCGTCTTGGCAACCTACTACGACACGCCGTATGGGGAGAAGGCGCTGTTCTGGAAGGGGGAATGTCTGATGAAGCTGGGTCGGTACCAGGAGGCCCAAGAGGCGTTCAGCAGCTATGCGCAGCGGTATCCCAAAGGGGCGCAAGTCGGGCGCGTGCAGAAGCGCCTCAAGGAGCTATCTTCGCGTTTAGGGCAGGAGGGCCTGTCGTCCGGTAACCCTGGCCAACGCCCAAAATAG
- a CDS encoding nicotinate-nucleotide adenylyltransferase, whose amino-acid sequence MRLGLFGGTFDPIHLAHLILADWVREEEKLDRVLFVPADTPPHKVHRSLSPAWQRLAMVRLATAGCPYFEVSDLEMRRGGISYTVDTVLAVREIYGLGSDQLFLIIGSDSLHEMDTWREPERIFAECQVVVVPRPGYDPAEAPPRFAAKARLSRAPLVEISSSQIRERVCAGKSIRYLVPSSVERFIKEQGLYRVAGDTDRP is encoded by the coding sequence ATGAGATTAGGACTCTTCGGAGGCACCTTCGACCCCATTCACCTCGCGCACCTCATTCTTGCCGACTGGGTGCGCGAAGAGGAGAAGCTGGACCGCGTTCTGTTTGTTCCTGCAGACACACCTCCCCACAAGGTGCACCGCTCGCTTTCTCCAGCTTGGCAGAGGCTGGCGATGGTGCGTCTGGCCACGGCAGGCTGCCCCTACTTCGAAGTCTCCGACCTGGAAATGCGTCGCGGGGGGATCTCGTACACGGTTGACACGGTGCTGGCGGTGCGCGAGATCTACGGGCTCGGCAGCGACCAGCTCTTCCTGATTATTGGCAGCGACAGCCTGCATGAGATGGATACCTGGCGAGAACCGGAAAGGATCTTCGCCGAATGCCAGGTTGTCGTCGTCCCAAGGCCCGGATATGACCCGGCAGAGGCTCCTCCTCGCTTTGCGGCAAAGGCAAGGCTGAGCAGAGCCCCGCTGGTTGAAATCTCCTCTTCGCAGATCCGCGAGCGAGTGTGCGCAGGCAAGAGCATTCGCTATTTGGTGCCGTCGAGCGTGGAGCGGTTCATCAAAGAGCAGGGATTGTACCGTGTGGCCGGTGACACAGACAGGCCATAG
- a CDS encoding 1-acyl-sn-glycerol-3-phosphate acyltransferase — translation MIYWISVFFLRVVARIYFRGRVFGRVPPPKRGAYIGIINHQSHMDVVALSMVVNRRFHTMAKHTLFSIPLVKWWLRAVHMFPVRRETSDHRAFRYALDLLRSGEVLFMAPEGTRLRPGQRQPAKVRSGFVLLAHLAGCPVVPVAVSGTGRALPPRARFPRSVPVGVMVGEPVTLPPLPSGADRKEALQRQAEMVMHKVYDMLHELELRMRGKDRG, via the coding sequence ATGATTTACTGGATTTCCGTGTTTTTCCTGCGTGTCGTAGCGCGCATCTACTTTCGGGGCAGGGTGTTTGGCCGGGTGCCACCGCCCAAGAGAGGCGCCTATATCGGCATCATCAACCACCAGAGCCATATGGATGTCGTTGCGTTGAGCATGGTGGTGAACCGGCGGTTTCACACCATGGCCAAGCATACGCTCTTCTCCATCCCGCTGGTCAAGTGGTGGCTGCGCGCGGTGCATATGTTTCCGGTGCGCAGGGAGACCAGCGATCATCGTGCCTTCAGGTACGCGCTTGACCTCCTGCGCTCTGGCGAGGTGCTGTTCATGGCGCCGGAGGGAACGCGTCTGCGGCCAGGGCAGAGGCAGCCGGCCAAGGTGCGAAGCGGCTTTGTTCTGCTGGCGCACCTGGCCGGATGTCCAGTGGTGCCGGTGGCGGTTTCCGGCACGGGGCGTGCTCTGCCGCCAAGAGCTCGCTTCCCCAGGTCCGTACCGGTCGGGGTAATGGTGGGGGAACCGGTTACTTTGCCGCCGCTCCCTTCCGGGGCAGATCGCAAGGAGGCGCTGCAGCGCCAGGCCGAAATGGTCATGCACAAGGTCTACGACATGCTGCATGAGCTCGAGTTGCGCATGCGTGGGAAGGACCGTGGATAG